gggaaataaacggtatgttccctatcatcaacattgaaagtaacctttcctttgttgcaatcaataacagcccctgcggtgttaagaaaaggtctcccaagaataatagacatattatcatcttcgagcatttccaatacaacaaaatcagttaatatcaagcggttagtagtaacttgaacaggaacattctcacatataccaacaggaatagcagtagatttatcagccatttgcaaagatatatcagtaggtatcaacttatctaagtaaagtctcttataaagagaaaaaggcataacactaacaccggctcccaagtcacatagagcagttttaacataattattcttaatagaacaaggaatagtaggtatacctgggtcgcccaacttctttggaattttgccattgaaagagtaattagcaagcatagtggaaatttcctcattggggattttccttttgttagtaacaatatctttcatatactttgaataaggaggcaatttaatagcatcgattaaagggatttgcacgaataaaggtttcatccaatcgcagaatttattatagtgttcttcttcctttgattttagtttcttagcaggaaaaggcattggcttttgcacccaaggttctctttcattaccatgtttctcagtaataaaatcttctttagtatactttttatttttagcatgcttttcgggttcttcttcgacctcttctttatcgggagtatcattcttatcattatctttatcattatcatgttcattaccactttcagtttcagcatcgaaatagaaatactattaggatcattgacagagttcgagaggattctacaacatttttatgtttctttttctttttcttcttagaatgagcactaggttcaatgcgttgagaatcttgttcaattcttttgggatgcccttcgggatatagaggatcctgggtagagacaccacctctagttgttacttcataagcatgtttctctttagaattattccctaacaagtcattttgcactttagtgagttgatcaatttgagtccgaatcatttgaaaatgtttgacaagcatcttaacatcattggaggttctctccacaatatcatgcaattgactaatagcttgagaattttccattaaatgattctctactctcatattaaaattttcttgcttaacaatataattatcaaactcatctaagcattgtgcaggaggtttcgaatacggaatatcttccctagtaaagcgttgaagggagattacctcaatcatggatgaagggggaattatctcacatatatcttctataggaggtagattcttcacatcttcagatttaatacctttctccttgagagacttcttggcttccctcatatcttcatcattcaatttaattaaacccctcttcttcactattggcgttggagttggttcaggcgtattccaatcatcataattccggcctattttagccaataattcttcagcgtcgtccggagttcttttcctgaaaacacaaccaagcacaactatccaggtatgccctagactcaatggttagtccactataaaatatatcaagtaaatcatgcttttctaaatcatggtcgggcaaagctctaataagagagcaaaatctcgcccaagcctcgggcaatttctcctcatctccccgatcaaaattataaactctctcgcaaagcagcatgttgagcactagcaggaaagtatttgcggaagaaaacatcaagcaattctttcggacttttaatagaattaggtggcaaattattataccaagttttagcgtcatccttcaatgagaatggaaatattttagcaaaaagtaagtacgcttcttaacatcatcagaaaacaagctactcaaagtagataactcagtcatgtgttcaacagcactttctttttcagtaccacaaaaaggtgttttctcaacaatagctatatgagatagatcaagagaaaaatcataatctttatccctaatgtttataggagatgtggcaaatttaggatcaggagacagtttatatctaacagtgtgttctgcaagcaactttttaatttttcttgcatcagtagtagcattgcatttttcaataaaatcatcatcaagctccacataatcttcctcaagatcatcactaaaataatcaagttcgggtgaactaacaggtgtagtagcattaggagtttcagtattttcaatttgtctagatttagcaattgtagcatctagaaaagatcccaatgaaccactatcatcaaggacagcagaaacattatcaatattatgagagtgttcagattcagcagatgtacccgcatgcgaagcatgtggcggtgaaacaagtttatcaatcacagatggtgaatcaagtgtagcggaggtactcagaattgtaccttttcttgtagtggatggtaatatggcgatcttagtatcgcgaggtttacccatgatggagaatttgcagcgaacaatattaatccaagtgaacttccaaataaagctatgctccccggcaacggcgccagaaaatagtcttgatgacccacaagtataggggatcgcaacagtcttcgagggaagtattacccaatttattgattcgacacaaggggagacaaagaacacttggaagccttaacaacggagttgtcaattcagttgtacctggaaacagacttgctcgcaagagtttatcagtagtaacggttttatagcagaagcagtagtgaaataacagtagcagagtaacaaagacagcagtagtgattatagtaaacagcaggattaaaatactgtaggcacggggacggatgacgggcgttgcatggatgagagaaactcatgtaacaatcatagcagggcatttgcgagataataataaaacggtgtccaagtactaatcaatcaataggcatgtgttccaattatagtcgtacgtgctcgcaatgagaaacttgcacaacatcttttgtcctaccagccggtggcagccgggcctcaagggaaactacttggatattaaggtactccttttaatagagtaccggagcaaagcattaacactccgtgaacacatgtgatcctcacatcactaccattccctccggttgtcccgatttcgtcacttcggggccatcggttccggacagcgacatgtgtatacaacttataggtaagaccataaacaatgaatatcatgatgaaacaataacatgttcagatctgagatcatggcactcgggccctagtgacaagcattaagcataacaagttgcaacaatatcataaaagtaccatctacggacactaggcactatgccctaacaatcttatgctattacatgaccaatctcatccaatccctaccatccccttcggcctacagcgggggaattactcacacatggatgggggaaacatggctggttgatgtagaggcgttggcggtgatggcggtgatgatctcctccaattccccgtcccggcggagtgccagaacggagacttcggctcccgcgacggagtttcgcgatgtggcggcgttccggagggtttacggcgacttcgacttctccccggcgtttttaggtcgaggcgaataagtagtccgaaggagggcgtcggaggccggccgagggggccacaccacagggccgcgcgggccccccgggccgcgccgccctatggtgtagggccctcgggcctccacttcaattgcccttctggctccgttagtttcctgggaaaatagggccttctgcataaattccgaggtttttcccgaaagttggatttctgcacaaaaacgagacaccagagcagttctgctgaaaacagcgttagtccgtgttagttgcatccaaaatacacaaattagaggccaaacaatagcaaaagtgttcgggaaagtagatacgttttggacgtatcagcgtccatatgtgctccaccagatcatcttgcagttgttgatggccggcgaggcaaatagaggaacacctgacgggcgtggtcgaggcaagccGAGCCGcgaacgacgaggagtaggccgtcgtcggaaaacaggcaggcggaggagcaggcagataggccgtcgttgaaagacggcggaatatagacaggtggggaaggagggacggcggaatctgggcaacaagccggcggggtggtgccggcggcgagagagatatgaGGGGtggggggggattttgagcgaggtggtggtggggttcgtgtgtcgagtcgtcgacagatcgggcccttccccgcttttcactcgtccggactccccgatagctcccggggggccggggatggcgtgggctcgccggatggatgaagggccaaatccagacaaaaacgagaaaccggggacgcgactgggccgaatttcaccgtccggatggaaaatacgtcgctcgggggcctcgtcggggagacgagtggggatgctctaattcACACTCAGGATATTTTTTTTTGACACCTTCAGACTCAGGATATCTCCGATGGTTCGATGTAAACGGACGGAAAATGATCCTTTACGGTTGGACGATCGAAATATGGACCTGCATCCAAGCCCaacatctcgtcatgtttcttcttgagctcatcaggcagatcctcgtacttgaccggagtgctttccgccatctcggatgtagatggcgatgcggtggatgtcgaagattgtcccaccgggcgtgccagaatgtgttgtggtcagaaacccaccggcgagcagcgacgggcaacacagtagagccgggaacaactagggctgcgactggccccagtccctcagagcgacggcccgcaaagcctcctggtcacacgtccgatgctatcgcaagggcgtgccacctgacctatacctggtcaggaaggtgttggatgatgcctcgcttagtttcttgcatggcatacacgtaaacattaaatacgagcctcgatcggctctcaggttatcctgtgaatcggctcaaagagccgatccacccatgattcgtacaaggtgtccgaatatatggtggtcctgcttgatcaagataaagctaatgcgatctacggcgatttagggttttcaccgcataatcggatcatcctactcacgattgggcctcgcgctcgcgtacggtgtccgtaagccgatcctagacagggcctaaaaaccaacacgaggttgatcctcggaacatcctgtctagggctagcaaactacaccctacacgccgctggatcctccaaccctttgtagggcctaactattgcggatattaaactaatccttgcagaacaaggagcaaccgtaacggatcggatctactaaactatgatcaagcggggtgccgcccctacacctaagataggtgtaagggcggctagatgtataagggttgcactacgacagcatatgatacgaagaacaatgctaaccctaacacatctaagataactacgttgctcgccatcaaaaaggcttcagcacgagcaacgcatgaacaacgtggataggcttgtgctgcctagatcgcaagatgcgatctaggcagcatggtgcttaccggagaaaccctcgagacgaaggagttggcgatgcgccgagatttgtttgtgttgaacgttggttgttgtttatttcataaacctagatacatatttatagtccaggggactttctaatttaggcgtgcacctaaccgtgcacgggtaaaactccaactcctaattgacacgtaatctaatatgctacagatacaagggcaaactagcccaaactttgcatgtaaggccgattcacgtatttcttctatatataaatcttcaagtccatcttgatcgcggcccacctctgactcggtcaaattctggtgataacagtatgggCGGATGATGCGTGATCGCgaccgctcgcttctcccacgggcccgcctggcagtgacctagCTCGAGGCTTCTCCCATTGGCCATTGCGATGGCAATGGCATCCTCCTCgctaatgtccggcggctggcaTCCTCCTCGCAATGGCATCCTCATCGCTAATGTCCGCAATGGCATCCTCCTCGCTAAAATCGGCTGACAAGATGGCTAGGCGGCGGCACACCTCGTCACGGCGCTCTCGACCCTCACGTGGcatgggagggaccggcacgcgcgtCGCTACTAATTATGTCGCGCTGAAGACGAAACATCTGTACCATTATCAGGCGGGCCCGTACGAGAAGCATGCGGACGACTACGATGTCCGGTAGACATAAACTTGCCACATATTTAGGTCGTTTTTGCGTCTCGACGGACAGATCGAACATTATATGTCGGGCTGCTGGGCTAAGGTAGTCGGGCCGCTGGGCTAAGGTAGGGACGCATTTTTGGATTCGGGTCCATTTACATCGCAACGTTGAAGATGTTCTAAGGTGAAGTAATAAAAAAATAACTTTGTTAGGCGGGGCTTATCAAAATCTCAGCCCAGCCCAAACCCAAACTGCCTCGCAGGAGAAGATTCATACTGTAGCTACCACAGATCGTACGAGTATCGGACAAAACTTGTCGTGTGTATAGCAGGACTCTTTTCTTTTCTATAGACATCCGGCGAGGGTACGTCGTCGACGGGGAAGACACACCAAACTTGCAGTAACTAACGCACCAGTCGGTCAAGTCCGCACAAAGCAAACCAATTGAACATAGACGGACGCGCGTCCTGCTCCCTGTGTCTCCGCCGCCTCCGTCGACATCGCCGTCGGTCGGTGCACTTGCGCTCTGGAGTCTGGCTGCCAGCTCCCGCGAATCCTCAaggaatgtactccctccgtcccaccgaAGTGTACATTCATCTGCCAATTTTGGAATGAATTTTCCGACGGAGATACATAAATGTTTGTTGTAATTCCCGCGCGCGCCGTTGAGCGGTTACAGACGTGTCGATGTCGACCCAGACGCACGCGCGCCGCGCCAGCCCGCTCAAGAACAGGGGAGGAGATATAAAACGGAAATCCAACTAGGGTTCTCGGccgtccgccgccgcccctctgttcttcctcctctccgcgATTCACCCCGTCTCTCTCTCCAGCAGTGCCGCCACATGGGAAAGGACGAAGCCTCACACGTCGGGGAGCTGCAGCTACGCCGGCGAACAAGCCGCCGTCCCCTCATCCTCTTTCTCCTACTCCTCCTTGAGGCGCCGCCAACGGTGAGACCGGCCTCGCCCTCGCCGCCGGCTACCCTGTCTCTTCTCTTCTCTGCGTCCAATTGATCCAGGATCCGATTCAAACTTTTGGTCCGATCCAATTCAAATTGGCCTCTGAGGCTCTGActctcgcgcgcgcgcgcgggcaATGCTCGGGTCTGCCGTCCACAGTGATCGAGCAACCCactcgccgccgtctcctcatatTCCCTTCCAAGTAAGGCACGGACGCCAGCTCCTCTGCTCTGCGTCCAATTGACCCCGTACTCGATTCAGATTCTGACTCTGCGCGCGGGGTCCAATTTCAGGGAATCCGAGGACGACAGGGATTGCGCGCCATATTTTCCTTCCTCCGCCTTACCTTCTACTTCCCGGACCGGATTGTTGATTTATATATGACCGGATCAATAGCCGCAGCGGCAGTACAGAATTCGACCTCCGGAGCGCTTACAGGGCTCGATTTCCTCCGTTGTACACTTGAGAAATTATTTAGAAATAGCAATAATAATCATCCGGCACCTCCAGTCGGATTAGGACTCCTCCCCTTCGGACCGGGAGGGGCTGCACCTATTATTTATAGTAGCAGAAGAATAGGAAGGTGCTAGTATTGGGTTTTCGTCAGGGAGACAATCGCCTGCTAAGCTGCAACAATCGTCTTGGGCAGTCGCCTGAAGGATTCAAAATATAGAAGAACTAAAAGAAGATCACACAGACCAGCTCACTGGATTTCTCCATGGATGCCAACAACGATAATAACAGCTCCAAGAGCCAGAACCAAGTAAGTCAATTAGCCCTCTCTTCTTGtattacatgttgatctctttgtTCATATTCTGTTGTTTTCAGTTCTATTGATATAACATTCTACAAATAGTAGCTGTATCTTCAACTAATACTACATGCTTAGAGCCTGAACACATTTGTCCTCATGCATCAAGCGTGATGCTTGAGAAAGCATTGTGTTGATGCGTAGCAGCTTTTTCTAGCAATGCAGAAGTACTTAGAGGCTATATTTGGAAcatcttttctttttcaaaaccaAAGTATATCGATACCATATTTAAGTGGCCGGCTAAGAAATACTTCAGTTTTTTCCCTTTCTCATATTTTTGGCATTCCATTATCAGTTAGTATGGTAGTTCTAGCGCTTGATCCTCACAAATAATCTGAAAACTGTACAAGTGTTTTACTCTGTGAGGTATAAAAAACAGCTAGTTTAGAGCTCCTCCGGCATAGCTGCACACAGTATGTTGTACTGAACTTTTCAGATCCGCAGTGTACGGGCGCAGTTTATATATAACCAATTTTATACAAACATAAATACATGACACTGATCAATCTGAACGGAATCAGCTCACCCAATTACTGTTAGCAAGTGTGCTCGGGAGATATTTGGCTTTATCAAATGCTAGATTGCTCTTGTCACTGTGCAACTATTTTCTGCTTGGAATTTCTGAATTCATTCATGTGGCAGCTAACTAACGGGTTTATAATTTACGTTGCAGCAACTGGAGGGTGAAGATAGGCTCAGCACACTGACTGATGATATCTTACTCTCTATCTTGGGGAGACTCACTGCACATATGGCTGCAAGGACAAGTGTGCTCTCTACACGGTGGATGCATCTTCCTTGGTTGCTGCCTGAGCTCAGCATCAATGTCAAGGAATTCCTATCTGGTCCATGCTCTGACCCTGCTGAGGAAAATGATATGGATCAAGCTATGGCATCGTTAACAAATGCGACCAGGAGTTTCTTGGCTAAACCACGGAAAGGATCGAGCATTTGGAGGCTGAACCTTCAGCTATACTTGATCAACACTTTCTTATGTGACATTGGCCCACTCCTAGGTGATTCAGTCAATAGTGATTTGTTGAAAGATTTGGATCTCACCATTCATGACGAGACAGATCCTCTCGACCGTAGTGAGGAAGATATGATACAGCGAGCCCAGGAAATGGATGGTTTTTTCACTGCATACCCTGCTGTGCTCCGTTGCCTCACAAGACTCTGTCTATATAATGTATGCTTTGGAAAATTGGACATCAACCATATCTTGTCTGACTGCTGCAAGCAACTAAAGCACCTAGTCCTCTTTCATTCTGATAGTGGAGAATGCACTCCGTGTAAGATAGATGCGCCAAACTCAAAACTAACTGTTCTAGAAATCAACACGGGTCGCTTTGAGAAGCTTGAGTTGGTCTGTCTTCCAAAACTGGAGAGGCTCGAATGGAATACTTGGTTGTCTGTATATGCACCCTTGTCGTTTGGTTTTGTCCCATCTCTTGGGGAATTGAAACTATCAAATGGTAGACCAGCTTCTCATCGAGGGTTTAAATTAAGTGAGGTTCTAGATGGAGCCACAAGCATTCATACTCTGACATTGGATTTCCAAGGAGAAAACGTAAGTACTAATCCGTTTTTTTATTATCTTTTGGTATTCCATTCAATGGGGTCGCAGCTATATTAATTATTTGATAACCTCCACCTCTACctctttcttcttattttcttttcttgtgATCAGCTTTGGATGCCACTACAAATAAAGGAACTCTGCCCCGCATTCAACAAGATAAGGAAGCTGTCTCTGTGTGGTATATTTGTTGACTTTGACATTGAATGGACGATAGCCTTTCTTGAGGCGGCACCCTCCATTGAGTTATTACTTATTGGGGTAACTTCTCTTGTCTCAGTCTTGTAGTATTCCCTCTGTCCACAAATAACGTATCTAGACAAATCTGAGccacttagagcaagtacaatagagtccagtcagctgactataagacattaaataatatattttagatgagttggaggagagagaagaggagagagaagggaggtgggctactatgcaatagccagctcttgcacgtgctcctaggcaccttgtgagagtgaaatgtgggccgtatattagtaaagtactacattcttatagccaactattgtacatgttagctatatgatgactacaaatgatatgacatcttgttatagccaatagttggctatactattggaattgctcttatttGTGGAAGGAGGGAATAATATTTTTCTAGCTGAAGTAAGTTGTTTCCCTGTAAAAAGATTGTTTCCTTGTTTCCACAAATCGTCTTGCCTATATTTGCAATATCTATGTGGGGCTGACCTTATTTACCATAAATGACAATGAAACTTTTTTAAATCCTATCCAACTACATTATAACTTACTGCTCATGCAAATATAGGTATGGGACCATGCATGTGAAGACAATGCGAACGTAAGGTCGACATTCCCCGAAAGAAGAAATCCTTGGTGGGAGGTGGATTTCCGCAGCTCCAAGAACTTGCTATTGAAAGAGCTCCAGTTCATTGGCTTTGCGTCATTTGAACATCAGTTTACATTTATAAGAGCTTTGCTGGAGCGGGCTCCGAAATTGCAGACAATAGTTCTGAAACCAAACGAACAATGTGACGAATGTGACGCCCTTGGTACACTGCCGCTGTCTTTATTATTTCCAAAGGAAAAGGGTGGACAAGAAAAGGTGGCCAGCCGAATAACAGATGGCATATTCTCACCCCAGATAATTTTTGGTGAATAAGTATATTGTCTGCAAGCCAAATATTTAATCTGTATGAACCTTTAGTTGTGTGATATTGGTAGTTTCGTGCAAGGAATGTTGTGTTTCATACATGTATTATTGCAATATATGGAAACATTGTGTTACAGCTATCTTAATTATATTGTGGGATGGTTTCTCTCAGGAGGTTTCcccttttttatttttctctaaatattctactccctccgttccaaaaaaaCCAGCTCAAGTTTGTCTAGATACGGCTGAATCTAGACatgtttttagtgtgtagatacatccgtacCTAATAAAAGTTGAGCAGTTTTTCTTGAAATAGAGGGAGTATATTTTTTCCCTAGTTACCACTATAGGGTtcgatgcatggaaaacaaaaaaattatatcgcaaaaaaaataaaaatctaatctccaatcta
The Lolium rigidum isolate FL_2022 unplaced genomic scaffold, APGP_CSIRO_Lrig_0.1 contig_20234_1, whole genome shotgun sequence DNA segment above includes these coding regions:
- the LOC124680572 gene encoding uncharacterized protein LOC124680572; this translates as MDANNDNNSSKSQNQQLEGEDRLSTLTDDILLSILGRLTAHMAARTSVLSTRWMHLPWLLPELSINVKEFLSGPCSDPAEENDMDQAMASLTNATRSFLAKPRKGSSIWRLNLQLYLINTFLCDIGPLLGDSVNSDLLKDLDLTIHDETDPLDRSEEDMIQRAQEMDGFFTAYPAVLRCLTRLCLYNVCFGKLDINHILSDCCKQLKHLVLFHSDSGECTPCKIDAPNSKLTVLEINTGRFEKLELVCLPKLERLEWNTWLSVYAPLSFGFVPSLGELKLSNGRPASHRGFKLSEVLDGATSIHTLTLDFQGENVWDHACEDNANVRSTFPERRNPWWEVDFRSSKNLLLKELQFIGFASFEHQFTFIRALLERAPKLQTIVLKPNEQCDECDALGTLPLSLLFPKEKGGQEKVASRITDGIFSPQIIFGE